GTTCCTCGCTGGAGACATGTGCTTTTTATTCGCCAAATGCGCGCGGCGGGATGCCTTGGCAAATAATCCAAAGAATCCACAGCGCACAATCTACACACGTTTACGGTTTTTGCCACTCTGGCCGGATTGACAAACTAGGGATTCGAGGTTCCTGGATCACAATTCAGGACAACCTTAGCCCAGCTTTTCCCATTCATTCCCGTTGCGCCGCTCTCCAAAAGAATCCCAATGATCGTTCCTGACAATGTTCGCGGTTCTGTCGAGCAGGCCCAATTGTCCTGTTTCACCAAACTATCAAACATCAAGGTCCCGTCGGCGGGACGGCGGGCGCTTAGTGAGCAGTGAGTTGACAAAAGTGAGTCGGTAGCAGGCGCGTAGTTTTGGTAAGTTAGTAGTAGTAAGTTTATAATAGTTAGTAATGTGCAGTTAGTAATGAGTACAAAGTAATAGATGCTAAGTAGTGAGTCATGTCGATTTCGGCAATACCATTATTGGAGAAATAGGACAATTTCAGAAGTAGAGCAAAAAGCCTGGACTGCGACTTACTATTACGCGGTGGTGTCGACTCTCGACACTGTGACTCGGACGCGGTAGCCCAGGGAACCGAGAATACGGATCAGAAGATCGCTGGAGACGCTTTCGAGTTTGTCATTTAGGATGGCGGTTACTCGTGTCCGGGAGGTTCCTGCCCGCTCGGCGATTGCGGCGTGAGTGATCCTTCTCTTCCGAACGATCTCCTTCAGATGCTTTAGGAGTGAATACTGGACCTGCCATTCCTTGGCGTCCGCTGGCGAAAGCCCAAGAACTTCAGCCAATGCCTCCGGAGTTCGCGCGACAATTGGTTTGACCCGAGACACGGGTTTAACTCTAGACACGGGTTTGACCCTAGACATCAAGAAGCTCCTTCAAGCGTTTCCTTGCGACTACAATTTCTGGGCCGGAGTTTGCCGTGTCTTTTTGACAAATGCGTGGAACACGAGAATTCCTTCCCGCGAGAGCGTGAAGTAGAACGCGCGATACGCGCCGTCCTCGCCCTGAACGCGGAGTTCCGAAACGCCTGCGGCCACGCTGGGCATTGCTCGCGAGTGAGGCATTGCCAACTGCTCCCCCAGCTGAAGCTGAAAAAGGTGTCTACCCAAGCCAGTGCGGACCTCTTTCGGAAAGCGGCGGATGGCGGCGCGCGCGCCCGGATGGAAGAGGATCGGCCTCACATTCGCGAATGTCTCATATTTGAGACAACCAAGGAATGGAAAGCCAGGGGCATCTCGCACCCGCCAGGATGGCGGCTTTACGTCAAACGGCACCGCCGCAGCTTGCAACCTTCTTGCCGTCGGCGGATACTAATAGGTGAGAGCAAGCAGGTTGGGCGATCGCTCCGCGGCATTGCAAAATGTGGCGGGGAGGAAAGTCCGGACTCCATAGAGCGGTGTGCTGGCTAACGGCCAGGATTCGTGGGGCGTCTCGCTTAAGCGGGGGGCTCTGCGGGTACGGAAAGTGCCACAGAGAATATACCGCCCGGCGCGGCAGTATGCAGTAACGCGCGGGGTAAGGGTGAAAAGGTGCGGCCCCAGAGCAAAGGGGCTTAATGTAAGAGCGCACCGCCCGTCGGGCAACCGGCGGGGCAGGGCAAACCCCACACGGAGCAAGACCAAATAGGAGGGGAGGGACGGCTCGTCCCGCAACTTCGTCCAGCGATGGATGGAGGGCAACTCTCGGGTAGGTCGCTAGAGCCGGGAAGTAATTCCCGGCCCAGAGGAATGATCGTCATCCCGGCTAGCCTTCGGGCGCCCCGGGATACAAAATCCGGCTT
This sequence is a window from Acidobacteriota bacterium. Protein-coding genes within it:
- a CDS encoding type II toxin-antitoxin system RelE/ParE family toxin is translated as MQAAAVPFDVKPPSWRVRDAPGFPFLGCLKYETFANVRPILFHPGARAAIRRFPKEVRTGLGRHLFQLQLGEQLAMPHSRAMPSVAAGVSELRVQGEDGAYRAFYFTLSREGILVFHAFVKKTRQTPAQKL